The following nucleotide sequence is from Centropristis striata isolate RG_2023a ecotype Rhode Island chromosome 7, C.striata_1.0, whole genome shotgun sequence.
ttgTAGAGAGTCTTCACTTGCATCATgaattgcaattatttttaaaaatgtggcaGCATTTTCCTGTAAAATAAAGATCCAATCTGACTGaactttaagaagaaaaaactgtTTAGAGATATGAAAATCAAATAAACTGACTCCTTTTTTAGTTTGTAATCAGCCTCCTTTTTCTGAACAATTGGAGGATTAATTAgtcaaagtatcaaaaatgaGATTCAAACCAGTTCTAGTCTAAGAAAGTTCTGTATTCCCTGCTCTCTGTTCCAGTGTATAACTCATCACACCACATTGATCTCTTTGGCACAAACCCAGTCCCACTGCTAAAAAGCTCCagccgtgtgtgtgttgggggggggggggggtctagATGTCGATGTAGTCTGACAAGTGGAAAGGGGCTAAAGCAAAAGCCAGaacatcaaaaaaaaaacttttctataACGACTAAAttgaaaaatgactacaaaccACAAAagtacagttattattatttttaagattATCATTTCGAAAGCCCTTTTGCCTAATAacgagtttttgtttttgttagctTGCTGCAACTCATGGACCTGATGAAAACTAATGCAACTGTCTGAAAAGTTCAATCCACATATCGCACTCACTGGAGCTTAAAACTATTTGCAACAATGTAGCCATGGCCTGAATGTCTTCATGTTAGAGGCGTGACTGTGTTCCTTCCACTGTAAACATCGTTTTTTTCTCCCATCTGAGAACTTATTGGACTTCCCTTCTCTCCAGGATTGTCAGCTTGTTTTGCTTCTGCGTCTTACTTAGCCTGCATGCTTGTCTACTGTATGAGTTGGTATTCAGGCCTATTCATGCACAATGTTTGGTCTCAACATGAACatgctgctgttgtttctgACATAAATCGTCAGCTCAATGGAAACAATGGAAACCATCATAATGTGAAAGACCCATATGCGGAGACAAATGACACAGAGCACACACATTTCATGGCAACGTATTTGAAAGCACAACTAACTTCCAACGGGAACATTATAGAAagttatgaaaaatgtaattaacgAGATAAAACTCAGTATTAAGCACAATACGCGTCTTTAGGGGAGATGAATATATGTTATAGTGACATCATTGTGTGTTTCACACTAGGCCTGCCGTTATTGCGGTATAGTAATGATAAACTCATTATAAACTCCCTACAGAAATATTACAGGAATATGAAACCACTGGGATTTAAGAAATACTGTAAAGTTTTCTATAAAGTTATGATAAAGTCATCATCGAGGAGAGCACAGACACTATATAATCCCCTATAGGAATGTTAAAAAGAGTTTTCATTCATGAAGCCTGTCGGTCTTAATCAGTTCGTATTTACGCTGTGGCTGTTCATGAGAAcagtgaagcaaaaaaaaaattcaataggCAGCGATGGTCTTTTCCCctattttaacttattttaccACGTTTTAAGATCTTAACAACAATTTTATGTGAAATTAGCATCGAACCAGGATCGAGCACAAAATATACAttacttttatgcatttttataaatgtattattccaTTTTCTCTGTCCACCTTTTATTTACCACGGCATCCTGGTCAATAGGTGAGCACCGTTGTTTAGGAATCTTCTTACCTGCGTTATAAGCCGCCAGCTCGGCCCCCGGCCCCGGGCTTTTCCTTTTCCTGGGCCGGCCTTTCTGCACTGTCCCCACGCCGTTGAAGTAGGATAGTCCGAGCGTGTTGGCCGGGCCCAGGCCTTTGTGTGGGACAACGTCCGCGTGGTTAAAATGTGTCTGATATTCACCCTGGATGAGAGTCTCAAAGTGCAGCCGACAGTACACCAGACTGTCCTTCATGCCAAAGTGGTCCCCAGTGGTGAGCATCTTGCTGCAAGTGGTGCACGTGAAGCAGTTCAGGTGGTAGACAAGGTCTCGGGCCCGCATCACCATCTCCGAGGCTGAGATCCCCAGATGGCACCGAGCGCATCTCTGCACCGAAAATCTTCTGCGGACAACACAGAACCCTCATCAGCGGCTGGACACTGAGCCTGGCAGGCCCGGTGCTGTGTGTATGGTGGAACAGGCTGGGTAAAATATATGTGATGCGTTCTTACATGCAAGTAGCCGAACTTTTACGCATTTGAAAAACAGTGCATTAAGTTTTCCTGCGCACTAATGAGGTGAATTCACCTGCAAGcttaaagttaggcagatagcCTGCATCATGTGTTGGTactgaaaatgtgaatattataaGACTATACCGATTGCTTAAGTGTTTAAACAAAACCTTACATGGGTTTTTCTACGTTTCTAATTTAAGAATATTGCACAGCCAATGTTTCCCTGTCAGTGGTGGGTGGtggcgagtgtgtgtgtgtgtgtgtgggtgcgtgcgtgtgtgtgtgtgtgtgtgtgtgtgtgtgtgtgtgtgtgtgtgttgggggggggggggggggggggggtcatacTCCCCTAGAGAGCTGCTAGACCTAAAACTAGGTATTTCATTATCTGGGTTTCAGTGGAGACTGTTGGCACCACAGACACTACGCTATTAACCCTTGTTTCCCCATGTCCTATACTTTGCTGAGAGAAACCCGTAAATTAAAATGCAATGGAACTATCTggctaaaataaatatttagtgaATTATGAATTATGGCTCTAAATACCAGTTTTCATTAGTGCAAAAATACCAGCATCTGTGTttataataaacatattatcaaaatagatgAGAAAggaaaaagtatatttatatatatattcttaaatGCATGACTGAATGACTAATTGAATTTTAGAACCACATGAAGAAAATGTCATTTGTTGACGTGTTTttgcattaacattatttttgaaatattcCATCTCTTGTCATGTATGGTGtcactttaacttttaaaataGTATCTTCCCCATCCACAAATAACATATTTTGAACCAATAATTCAGCTCTTTCGATTATTCGATTCTGTCACAGTAAAAATCCTAAACAGCACTTTATCTCGGACACGTTTGGATAGACTGTGGAGTCCAGGCCCTGTGCGCCCTCCTACCTGTAGTAGTCTTCCTTGCAGTAGATGCTGCCGTCCTTGCTGAAGCAGGTGAGCTCAGACTCCAGGTTGAGTTTGCACTCGCAGCACTTGAGGCAGCGCATGTGCCACTGTTTGTCCACTGCCAGCAGGTAGTAGCGGTCCGCGATCTTCCTGCCACAGCCCGCGCACAGAGCCACCCGCTCGCTGGTCATACATGGTAAGGACTGCGGGTCGACACAGAGAAAGGCATGAGGACACAACGTCAGGAAATGATGTtggaaaaaatacaattacaacGAGTCTGTAGGCCATGACATCCTGATAGCCAAACAAAGTCATGCTAACTAATACTTTAAAATCCTAGAGGAGTAGTCTATTCGTtgagaataataacaatagtaggCTACGTATCATCAAGAAATATTGtaggaattaaaaaatatattttttgtctttaatttttgacattaatattataatatttttaaaagttgtcCAGTAACTCCCATCTACGACttaattgtaataaaaaaaacaacaacaaaaaacagcagaatacTTTACAGTCAAGGAAATCGCAGGCTAAAAAGTAGCTGAAGATTAATATAAAGATTAATATAAATTACGGAGACTATAAAAGGTACGATGAGGCCATTATTATATATGTGATACTGCCATCCTTCAGCAGCAgattaaaagaagacaaaaatacaaactaGAGTAGGctcatttaacaaaaaacactgtTCAGAACCTTAAACACGCTGTGTATGGTCCTGTGGAACTTCTATTATTTTTGAACATCACTGATATCTATGCTGTTAATTTTTCCTAAAAAGAATGTTAATCATAGGTACAATAACAACATGGTACACGGCAAAGGTATGCCATTAAATGTTCATTTTGAGaagcctgcaaacacacacatgcacgtataCCACCAACTAATAATCTGAACGAAGATGTAAGctgaattaaaataatattttctctgTCCGATCTTTGGTTATATTTTCATTGCAGTTCATTTAAGAATTATTGCTGAACGTCATGATCATTGGATCaatcttgtttttattgaattGTAATACGTGTTTAATAAAAACGGAAtattaaattagaaaaaaaacatccaactggttttgctgtaattcGTGTGCTTATTTACCTGCACAAAATATAGGCCTACAATGTTGTGTTGTGaacgataaataaataaattgctaaatatagacacattttgtattttgaaaaattgtaTAGCTGGTTCAGCTCTGAGTTTGTTTATCTGAAGCTTTCCTGGGAATAAAATAAGTTTTAGATGAGAGGCTGAAGAAATCACAATGTTCAGGCCTTTTGGAGGAAGTTTGAGAGGTGGTTTAGGTCAACTACAAAATAAGCTGGGGcatttttttgacagttttcggGGTGAATTAAAGTAGAAAGCGTCCAGAAGTAAATGAAAGCGCTCGGAGCTGTGAGAGTGCACCCACAGTCACATGTTTCCAGGCTGCCATGCTGCCTGCGCTAACGAGCCGAGAGGGCCAAATGAATCTCTCCTACCGTCTCTGATTCCCCCATATCGATGGCCGAGCTGATGGCTGCTGACTCGCTCTTTCCTCTCCGGTCCATTTCTTCCACCACACCGTGCACGTCGCCTCCAGGGAGGCCATGGAAAAGCATGGTTGCCGCCGAGGGGAGGATATTATAACTGTTCTCTTCGGATCTGCAAGCCAAGATGTCCATCAGAGGCAAGTCTCTGCGCAATAACGCCACTCAAAATTTTCGCTTTTTTAGGTTTTCCTTTCTTGCCGTGACAAGTGAGAAATCCAGATCAGGGAGGAAAAAATATGAGGGAAAAATTGGACACGTGTTCTCCACACTACGTCTCATCTGCCAATGGAAACCGTCATCCGAATCTCTGCAGCTCTCATTATTAATAAGGTATGATTAATTCATAAATAACCACACAGATTTCGTCTGTCTTACTGGAATCAATTTTCTATCAGGTTTGATGTTAATTCTTTCTTAGTACGAATTGCTTcctctatattttattttccatttacgGTGAATAAACATACCAACTATGGAAGCCCCGCTGCATGGGTCTCAGCACCGATACCTCCTCCTCGCCGGGAGTAATATTTTAGAATTTCGATAGTGTGCAAGGCATTGGACAATTTCTCTCCTTTTCCTGCAGAACAATAAGTAGCTCTGTACAATTGCACAGTCAGAGCCGGGCAGCGGCGTCATGCATCACAGtcagaaagaacaaaaaaaaagatatgtccAAAAAAGCTGACAGTGAGCCTGTGAGAAAggtttccttccctcctccggGTTCAACAGTCCAAGTTGATGCTTACAGCAGCTGATTTATGTCCCTCAAACTACTTTtgcttttcagaaaaaaatagaaaacagcAGCGCTCGGCCTTAAAATCCCGCTGGCGGTCTGGGAAAAGCAGCTTTCCTTTACAGTAGTCTGTTTGgttaatgttttgtcttttgccaAGAAGGCTGCATACATGTGCGTAACAGCAGAAGAGGAGGAGTTGGCTTTACGTTGACTGATGATAGGCGAGTGTTTGCTGGCCCCCCAAAACCACCGTTCCTCCTTCTCAGGTCCCGGTTGGACTCTCCGCTCCTTATCAACGGGGCCCTGTTGCGTCACGGCGCACCATTTATGTTCATTGGCTGTTCCGCCGTCACCGAACTGTTTGGCTATACTTTTACCGACCGGTCTGAAAAAGCAGCAGCGCCACTGCCTCCGTTACGCACAGACCGCCGGTCAACCTTATCTGTCTGCCCCGAGCTGCAGTTTGAAAGGTCAGTtttaaagaaagagaagaaaaatcagAGCAGGAGAGAGTTTCAGTCTTATGTCAGTCTGTTCGCACCGAGGAGCTCTGCTGGGACCTGAAGTCAAGTGACACACAGATGGGGTTCCACACAGCACCACACTGTTGCTGCTCACAGCCTCTCCATGGCACCAAAAGGCTCTGCCTGCAGGGCTGAGCAAACTACGTGAAGTCACAAATCACTCATAAATTGGCAATAAAACAGCGTTTCACGCTGTTTCAAAACGATATTTTTGGTTAAGTTTTATtcattgaaaaagaaaagagacaaacaacACAACCACGAAAACAGCCAGTAAAAACATGGActtttactgaaactgaatagtGATTTAGCTTCTCATAAACTGTTCAAAGACTCCACAACTTTGACTTAGATccttgtggtttcatttttgaCCGCTATTGTTAAAGGTAAAATGGGATAATTTCAACTGAGATCTCATacaaaaagctttattttactAGAAAAAATCGTTGTGGTAAGTCCCTGAAAATAGCATTGTAAATACCACCTTTCtccaaaaataatcaaatcagCTCCAAAAATGaatagaggttttttttttttttatatgggcGGAAAGTGTGTTTAAACACATCATTAGTTAGATTGTTCAACGTATTATTAATGCATGGAAATCATGTGTTTGCCCCATTgatcctatttttatttatttattgcctaGAAAGAGCGTCATCTCCTGAACTCCACGCTGTCATTTGATGTCATTTGTAACCCAGCGGCTTCAGTCTTGTATCTCCACCACAGACAGAGCGAGCAGTTTGGTTCAGCAGCGTGAGGCTAAACTGATCCCGGATCCGCTCATTCTAATTAGCTCTCTGCTCTTAATTGGGAGGGGAAATGGACTTCGTCATCAGAGGACGTGTTTGAGGACCGGAGAAGAGGTTTGATCCTGCACAAAAGACGGTATAGTTAGGCTACAGCGGTGTGGGAGAAAATTACACGTTATCACATCACCGCTTTGGCTTTTGTTGTATGAAACAGAAGTCAGTTCAAGCAGTTAGTAAAAATCCATCCAGCCAGTCAAACTCCTCACTCTTTATAGCTAAAACAACAATAGTATATAATGCAATGCACAAAATATAAGTTTGCACCATTTAGAAGAGGGTttatgcacttaaaaaaaatcataattttctttttctgaatcCTTTATATTTCAAATTCATTTCCCCCCTCGCTTCTTTCAAAAATACCTGTCCTGCCCCCTCCTGCGTATAAAAGCTCGCGTTTAGGCTATTGTGAAGTTTTATAGCACAAATATGATGTTAAGCTCCTAAATCCTTATGCAAATCACCTCCTCTGTAATACCCTTAATTGAATACATGCATATTTATCATCTGCGTTTTCTATCTGCTATAAGGCTAGGTTTATACATTAAACATAGCGGCAGCGGGCATGTCTGCGGGCGTGTATGAAATATGATATTAGGTGGTGTAAGATTAAGGCGAAAATATCAgtttgtatgtatttgtatcAGAAGAGCCGGAGTGGCTTGTTCCTCTCATTTGATTTAAGTCGCTTCTTAGTTTGAAGAAGAACAACACGTTTACAGATGATTTATGCAAATGTAGGCCGAGGTCTGGGCTATATGTTGGAATATTCACAGTAATACGTATTCACAATATtcacagcagaggaggagaaaactcACAATATGATAATTAACAACAGTATCAAGCGTGTTAAGGCAGGCTGCGCAGGGTAAAATAGTCCAATATTTAATTCATCTatggtacatttatttaaaaaggtaaaactgaattaattacAGTTCACCTAAtacatgctctctctctctctctctctctctctctctctctctctctctctctctctctctcacacacacacacacacacacacacacacacacaaacactttttttcttacatgGGGGCAGTAGGCTCACATCTTCAGTGCTGGGAGATGAAAAGATCACCAACAACGATCTCCAGACTATTGACAGATAAGCATTATTTATGGTTCATACGTACAGCTTGCAGCACACAGCTATTACAAAAGGCAACCTCATTGAGCTCTTCACCATAAAAAAGCTGAGTAACtgaataaaaagattaaaagcaCCCTCCTCTACAAGCTCTGTGTTGAACCATATTTAGATAAAAGATTAATTTACAGTATACTGAGAGCCTTTTTACAGTACAGTTTAAGTTTTAAGATACGTTAATAAGATAAGTTAATTTTGCAGttcactatttttattattattggagTCTCatataataaatgttaatatgtaaaaaatgcaaaaatacaaatgtaataaatgtttgCTCACATTATtgctaaaatattaaaaatattaactttcCAACAACCCTCTTCTCACGGTGAAAATACTCAGTTTATGGGGCCTTGAGACTGATATTAATGAGACTGGGGAAAAGAGAAAGGCAATACATCCTTGCGCCAGCTTTTACTGACAATACatgtgatataaaaaaaaaaagtaggcttatattaaaaatataatctgATATATCAGAATGAAGTTTTTTCGAAAGCCCTTGTTTAACTGCAACAACAGTTAAGAATGCAATATAACCATTATGGAACTAATACActgccttgtgtgtgtgtgtgtgtgtgtgtgtgtgtgtgtgtgtgtgtgtgtgtgtgtgtgtgtgtgtgtgtgcgtgcgtgtgtatgtgtgtgtgtgtgtgtgtgtgtgtgtgtgtgtgtgtgtgtgtgtgtgtgtgtgtgtgtgtgttagggggTGGTGTTGCCGCTAGTCGACGACTAAAATGCTGATGCAGCTCCACTGATTACTTTCGTCCCATAATGATTTCCAAACGGGGCAGCCATCAATAAGACAAATCTGCATTTCTCAGAAAAACATCACCCTCGTCAGGCTCCTGGCATCTTTTTGATCTCTTCCCGTTTTTAATTGTATTCTGCATAAAGGTAGAGGGGAGGCATCGGGTGCGTGGCTTTAATGGGATGCTGCTGTGGAAGTGGGGAGTGGGTTACGCGCTCTCTGAGGAGAGCTCGGCTGTAATTAAGAAAGGGAACAAAGCAGAAGAgactaaaaacacatgaaaggGAGGAAGCGGATCACCTAATCACTGTACGTGCACCATCCATGCCGTCGCCCGCATGTATACACACACGTTTAATGCGAGCAAGAATCACACATGAGCATAAACACTCGTGCTAGGTTCAGACAGCACACCTGAGCCTCTCAGATGTCAGTCTCATTCGTGTAGCATGTTTTCTTATGGGAGTACACTGTCTGCGCATCAGATATAATGGAACCATCACGTTCATTCCGAGCTTCACTAATGGCATTTTAACTCTCTGTCAGAGGTTCACAACTTGAGGCACGGGACCCCCGAATGGGTCAGACAAATCTGGAGTCACTGGACAAGACATTGAAATGATTCTACTTAAGATATTTACTCTTTTGTTGTTCACATGCCTCTATCTGTCTGGGGAAAGACACCATCCATGCACATCCTGGCTCAAGTCCAACCAGGGACCTTTGTtgcatctctctcctctcatttcctgTCATCTCCAACAGCTGGCTACCTTGGCcctaaaaatacaagaaaaaggAAACCATATACCTACAAAATGTCAGCAACATCCCTTTTAAGGTTTGTGCATTTTCAGCTCATCCAATGAGTTCttagaaaatatttatttcttttaaaattg
It contains:
- the lhx2b gene encoding LIM/homeobox protein Lhx2b isoform X2, with amino-acid sequence MDILACRSEENSYNILPSAATMLFHGLPGGDVHGVVEEMDRRGKSESAAISSAIDMGESETSLPCMTSERVALCAGCGRKIADRYYLLAVDKQWHMRCLKCCECKLNLESELTCFSKDGSIYCKEDYYRFSVQRCARCHLGISASEMVMRARDLVYHLNCFTCTTCSKMLTTGDHFGMKDSLVYCRLHFETLIQGEYQTHFNHADVVPHKGLGPANTLGLSYFNGVGTVQKGRPRKRKSPGPGAELAAYNAALSCNENDGESMDRDSQYSSSQKTKRMRTSFKHHQLRTMKSYFAINHNPDAKDLKQLAQKTGLTKRVLQVWFQNARAKFRRNLLRQESTGVDKASDGSTLQGGTPSGPASEISNASMSPSSTPTTLTDLTNPTMPTVTSVLTSVPGGMDVHECRSPSQTTLTSLF
- the lhx2b gene encoding LIM/homeobox protein Lhx2b isoform X1 yields the protein MDILACRSEENSYNILPSAATMLFHGLPGGDVHGVVEEMDRRGKSESAAISSAIDMGESETSLPCMTSERVALCAGCGRKIADRYYLLAVDKQWHMRCLKCCECKLNLESELTCFSKDGSIYCKEDYYRRFSVQRCARCHLGISASEMVMRARDLVYHLNCFTCTTCSKMLTTGDHFGMKDSLVYCRLHFETLIQGEYQTHFNHADVVPHKGLGPANTLGLSYFNGVGTVQKGRPRKRKSPGPGAELAAYNAALSCNENDGESMDRDSQYSSSQKTKRMRTSFKHHQLRTMKSYFAINHNPDAKDLKQLAQKTGLTKRVLQVWFQNARAKFRRNLLRQESTGVDKASDGSTLQGGTPSGPASEISNASMSPSSTPTTLTDLTNPTMPTVTSVLTSVPGGMDVHECRSPSQTTLTSLF